The nucleotide window ACTTTTACCTAAAAGAGATAATCTGAGTGCTGAAGAAGTATATTTTAGGCAGAGGAGAGGATTCAAATGAATAATTTCTtttacatacacatgcacacaaagaAAACAGTTCAAAGTGTAGAAAAATATTCTACTAATTATGAGGATGACATGGAAGAGatttaatatcttaaaatttctatgtaTTAAAATGGTCACTGAAGATTACATACCTTTTGAAAAAGTTTGCTCTAAAAagtatcaactttttaaaatcaaaagtatTAAAATCAAGGCTAACAAGTGCAGAACCAAATAGGTTTCCCTGGGAGAAATGAATTTCCTGTTGCTGGAAGTATTCAAGCATGCAGGTGACTTGACAAGATTGCAACAGATGTGACTTCTCACTGAAGGAGGCTGAATTAGGTGAGGGATATTCAATCTTCCATGTACTATATTCCTCCAACCGCTATCAAAGAATTTTGCAACCATCATGATAGAACCCCAAAGCTCACTTTTCCCTAAAAGGACATTATACTACATTTATACTTTGTTAATATAATATACTTATTACTGACAATAAGTTTTAAGAATTTGATAAGTACAGTACAACTGTCAAGAGTTTACTGTTATGGCtttaaaacacaaaagtaaaaacaatgcCATCTGTGATATAAAGTCTTAATAGTATCACTGAGGATACATTTTATTGCTATAATAACCCTAAAACACAAAGATGATGAATTTATCAAGCCATGTGACAATATGATTAAGCCTGAGTTGGCACGAGATTTATGTATCAACAATGACCCTTACACCTGCTTTGAGAGCTCTTCTGCCTTGACAACCTGATAAACCAGCTTAGGCTTTCCATGATTTTCCCAGGCAATTTGGACACAACTTCCTGCTTTCCCTGCACTATATATAAAACCCTATTACGTTTATCCACATTGTGTTTACATGATAATATACTTAGTGGACAGTAAGTAcggtttttttatatatttaatgccAGTGTATAAAACAATACTATTCCACAATGGATCCTAATAAATATTAGGGTAAACAAGTGAATGTGGTCAAAGAAAAAGGCAAACGtcataaattaaataattctagGTAGAAAGGGGCAAGAGGAATAGGTGATTAGGTAGAATACTGAACATCCTGGGTTACTACTGGCATGCCAAGGGGTCACAAAGGAATAATTCAAAGAAAGGTAAATTCATGCTTCACTAGATGGACTCAGGtactaaggaaaataaattaattttttggttAATTTTAACACAAATTTCTATGTACCAATTGAGAAGTATTTTATTACTCCAAGAGAATTAAATGTTCAATTTAATTCAAACACTTTTTAATCACTATCACCTTTGACCATTCCATGATTTTGGAATATAGCAACGCTTTTTCTTTTGTGCCACCCCAACCAGAAAGGTGCTCTGAtcagcatgtgggaactttctTGCTGTTCCAGGGACACTCtgaaaagaaaatcctttttCTTATCCTCTTTTGAAGAGGCATATTTGGTAGACAAGACTCGAAGTTGAGTTTACTTTGCCAAACATTTCGAGCTCTAGAGACCTAACAGGAACTAGGGTGGAGTCAGTGGGAAAGGAAGCCAGAAGTGAACTGCTTAGACTTTAAAGCAGTTGGTGCTTACATTGTCTGATTTAGCTCAGTagacaatggataaagaaagtggaTGAGGATTCAGGGAAGCAGCCCTGCTGAGGATCAGAAAGCAAGCAATTTGGCTTACATTTCCTAAGAAACTAAGAGTGTTAATAGGAAGCTAGAGAGGATGCTGCTTCAGCTATGTGAGGAAACTCCACCCTCAAGTGGTTGACAATTTGGTAAGCAAGAGTATCAtacattataatttaataatCTCCTTTATCTGCAGTGCTCATTATTCACAATTAAAACTGCAtattataggacttccctggtggtgcagtggttgagaatctgcccgccaatgcaagggacacgggttcgagctctggcccaggaagatcccacatgccgcggagcaactaagcccgtgcaccacactactgagcctgagctctagagcctgcaagccacaactactgagcccacgtgccacaaatactgaaggctgcgtgcctggagcccgtgctccacaacgagaagccacgacaatgagaagcctgcgtaccgcaactagagaaagcccgtgcacagcaatgaagacccaacacagccaataaataaataaattaattaattattttaaaacccctgcatattataaataattctccAGCCTCCATTAGGCTCATTATCAGAAAACTATattcagcaaaaattaacaattttttcACCTTCCTTGGTTGTTTATCTAGCTGCCACAGATCTCAGGCATGAAAACTGACCAAACAATTATTTCACATTATGTGaataacatgaaaatatactaatgtgacaaatatttaaaattttggatgAATAGGTCTTTTACTTACCCATATTTATAGGTACCTTGAACTTGAGAAATATTCAGATTACTGCTCAAGTTTCTTGCCAGAGCTGTTGGAATAATGGGGATGGGCTTCACAGGTGTGCATTTAAAGGTATTTGCTAGAGTTACTGCTGCCCAATCCAAGTCAAAATCCACAGTGTCCAAACTCTCCCTGGAAGTGATATGAGCTCTTAGGGAAAGCAGTTTACCACAATCCAAGGAATCTTTGCTACACACATGATGCTGCAGAGCCTGAGGAATCAAtattatacaattattttaaagcttTGAAATTTGTCCTTATCTCTGAAGGTTTTGTTTCATATAtcttatattaataaaattaaacaatttcTGATTTGCAACATTTCAATTCTCTTATTTCTTCCATGTGACCAAAAGGTTATATGAATAATTATGTTAAAGCAAAAAAGATTTATATACCAAGCTCCATCATATATTTCCAACCTATATGTCCCAGCAGCATTTTAAACTCTTACTGGAGAATGtcgctttcaataaatatttattacgtGGGTAAAAATGGACATAAATTAACTTTGACTCAGTCTCAGCGAATCTAAGGTCCATTCCTCTCCGATTCTTTTCTATTACTCCAAATTGTCAAGTTAGTTCTTCCTCTGTAGTTGCTCATGCAGACTGTGCCCTTTCTGGTCTCACTGCCACCACTCTGCTATAGGCTAATACACCCCCCTCTAATACACACCTGACTACTGCAATGGCCTACCTATTCTGACTTCAGTCAGCCCTCCCTATCACATTAACCATCCCTGATTTAACAGTATTTCCTCTTTTCAGAAATTTTCAATGAAAAACATGGCCCATTAGATAAAGTTCAAATTCCGTAGCCTGGCAGACAAGGCTCTCTATGATCTAAACAAACTAATACTCAAGTCTGACTGCCCACAAATCCAGCAAAACTCTCCACCCTCAATGTTACCCTGAGTACATGTTGCACTTTGCTATCTTGGTCATGTTGCTTCCTCTTCTGGAATGCTACCCATATTATCTACCTAGGATTTCTGTCCTCAGAAACCATATCTAATTGCATTTTAGGTCAACATCATTTAGTCAGAAATTAAATGAATACCTATTAAATATGggtttattaaaatataacacaGTACACATAGTTTGATTCTTGTGTTGGATAAGAAATAATCACATATCAACAAATCTCACCTTAAAAGCTGAATTGAAGTCATCTGCATTGTGCACTATTATTTCTCTTGAACAAAGTCCTTGAGTATGAATTGTGCATGGGATCACAAAGTCCCCAGGAAGAGAAGCAGTAGGGGTTCTTTCTAAGCATTCAGGTACCTCTCGACCAGGATCAAAACGATCTATTGTCAATGTCACACTTTCTTCATCTGAAGAACAAAAATAGCAGTTATTATATAGCACGCCAATTATGAAATGTGAAATTAACCAAGCAAGCCTAGATTACAGGAAAGTATTTTGTTCATACTAAGAGTACAttaaactttcattaaaaaaaaatgacttacatatatatttatccaCCTGACCAAACTGTAAAGTCTATGATGAGTAGTGTCAACTTTTACTCATCTTCGTAACGTTGGTATACAGTAAAGAAAATTAGCCAAAGTACATTACAGTAATTGACTGAAACAGTAAACATAAAATCTATTAtactcataaaaataatttttcaaagtatATTACCTTCATCTACTGTGAGAGAACCAAGTAAAAAGCATGGcaagttttctttattctgcttagCATGACGACAAGCAAGTCGGATGGTCTTTTCAGTTACCACAAGCTTTGGATTcctgaaaaataacaaatgtctTTTACGAATGTGGTGGATCTGACAGCCTAAAAAACCTTCCTGCCATGAAATGTTGCCTAAGATATAAtacacatcttttaaaatgtacagaaagATCACTGTTGGGAAATCCTAGGGTCAAAGGCAGCAGGTAAGGAGGGCTACCTGGAAAGCAGAATTGCAATAAGCAGACACTGAAGTTATAGTTGTTCTCCAGGCATtcataaaattcttaattttatgaattttaggatcaagaACCTATGAGCCCTCCtgtttttgtaaacaaagtttGATTGAAATAGTCAcatccatttgtttacatatgatCTATGGACTTCAGATACTAGCATTACTGAATACAGAATATAAATACAATTCacatgtttaaagaaatataaaaaggacTCTAGAATATGAGTAAGGAACAAGATACTAtgaaaaaagacaagacaaatttattattctataaactgtgtgtatatattataaataatctttCACATATATAGCATACTCCCacatttaaaaacctaaatgagggcttccctgatggcgcagtggttgagaaacaTATACCTTATGTTTCTCATATaccttaatttgatttttaaaaaatatttggttgggtttatttttatttttgggtgtgttgggtcttcgtttctgtgtgagggctttctctccttgcggcgagcgggggccactcttcatcgcggtgcgtgggcctctcactgtcacggcatctcttgttgtggagcacaggctccagacgcgcaggctcagtagttgtggctcacgggcccagctgctccgtggcatgtgggatcttcccagaccagggcttgaacctgtgtcccctgcattggtaggcggattcttaaccactgcaccatgagggagGCCCTTAAATACTTTTTGACTTGTAATTTTCCTTTAGTTCCTCTATTCAGTTGATCATCAAATGCTATACATTTCTTCAAAACACCTTGTTTCATTCTTTCCTCTTGGTCTCAACACTGCTACACTGCTCTAAACCCTTATAAGAGCTAGAATTTATCGACTACCTCCTATGTCCAGGTACTGTGCCAACTGCTGCTTTACAgcctgtctcatttaatccttacaaaagtACTATGAAACAAGTGtcatatccccattttataaataaggaaactgatcCTTGGCTACTTTACTGAGGTCACTTAAATAAGAAAGGGTAAAATCAGGATTTGACCCTCCAGGAAGTCTGACTCCAGTTACACCACCTTAAACCACTACAGAATAAATCTACGTTCCTTGGATTACAGAAAACCATCTTGCATTAGGCTGACTCTAGGGTCTCCCCACTATGATCCATCCTTCTTAGAACTCTGCTTTTAGCAAGTaactttcttaaatataaaatctCAGTGGATCTCTATTTTCTATTACTTGAAGACTAAGCTTCTATGTCTTTCTTTCACAATCCTGGCCATaaccaaaatattttatgttccttCTAATATGGTCTATTCAACTCAAAATCAATCTTCTCAGTGTTCTTCAAAGACACCATGTGGAAACATGACGAAAAACtcagtttttattatattttgtctcTTTTGATTTCCTATAATACTTAGAACTTTAGATTTGCAGAATATTTTAACTGTGAAATTAAGATTACTTCTTAAAAGCACAAGGAACAGATTTAAGAAGTAGCAGAAAGAATACTTTGTATGAGGGGAGCTCCTgaatagaaaagtttaaaaaaaaaaattgggtcaCTGTAATCATTGCCTTACATATTCTTTTGACTCCTGTTTAACCTGGTTTGATTTGGAAAGAGAAACGTTTTATACCTGTGGTAATTGAGACGTAAGTAGATATAATCTCCAATTGGCATTGGGTTCCAAAGTGCACATTTTGAAGGAGGAAAATAGAAAGGCACCATCCTGCTtgaagaaaaccttaaaaaaaatttttttttaaatcaaagcacAATGAAAAACAGTAGAAATTTTACAAGAAACAGTTTAACTGTAAATGATAGGGTTTTCagattacttttgtaattttagaattgaaaaatatttttaaaaagtaaaaaggaaagaaaaatcacttgTAACTCTGCTATCAAGAGAATAAGCACTCAAAATTTAGGTATGACTTTCTGTCCTTTTTATcctatccatatatatatttatatacacgtgagtctttttaaaaagaactgggAATATCAATTCTATATAATCTTCTTTAAGTAactgaaaaatgaatataaaccatgtatttacatttaaatttaaaattaatatccatCCTTCTGAACTGATTTCTAGATAACacttaaaaaatcatgaaaagcACAAAAACTTTTCAGGGTTTTCAAATTTGGTATCTTGGGCCCTATCACATGAGTTTTTTATGTTattgttctgtgttttttggggttttttttggcagtgccacGTGGCATCAggcaccagggatcgaacctgtgccccctgcagtgtaagcgtggagtctcaaccactggatggacagggaagtcccacacataAATTTAATTAGTGAAGCATCAAAAGGACATCATTAATAAATCTCCACAAAGATCACGCAAGCAATGTAAAGCAAGATTTCAATGTTAAATCATATAGGATATCATCACAGAGTTTTTAATCACATGTAATTAAAGCAAGAAATCTCTGACAGTGAGCTACCTACAAAAGTGCATTTGCATGGTAGTAGATTATGAAATAGttgaactgaaaaaatatttatcatatcaTGCACTAAGAATATCTTGTTCTAGATCTTACTTTCACGTTTCATCTGATAAAACTTCTCAACTAAAATATTAGCCCCAGGGCCTTTCctaatggtccagtggttaagaatccaccttctgatgcaggggatgcaggttcgatctctgggttggggaactaagatcccccatgcctcggggcaactaagctccCGTGCCCTCAACTAATGAGCACtcgggccacaactagagagaagcccatgcactgcagcggaggatcccgcgtgccgcaactaagacccagcacagccaaataaataaataatttttttttttttaaaaaaaagaagtcaattgcagtaaaaaatatacatatattagccCATTTACTgatcacctactatgtaccaggcatccTACTGGCCACTTTACATATACAATATTTCTCACTAAAACTGTTCCAGAAACACTTTATTGTCCACTTTATAGATAACAAACTGTAGCTTTTATAACTTGATACAGCaactaagtagcagagctggaatttgaatctaAGTGTGGCTGATTTCAAAGCTTATACTAGTAGAAACTGAATGATGTAGTGCTTTATCCACCACATTCTTAGCTATTTGCTTTCAAATCTTTGTCTGATTTGAGCTCATAATATCTATAAGGATTTTTAATCTCCCTCTTTTGAAATGAGGGCACAGtctgaaattaagaaatttgttcaaggtcacaaaggTAGTAAGTGACCAACTGTCAAGTTATCTATACCTCTAtatctaatatatttattatttaccaaTTGGTGAGAGGCAGTATGATATAAGGGTTAAAAGCAAAGCCTGGAAATCAGCTGCTTAGGTCTGAAACCTGGCTTCAAaatttgctggctgtgtgaccttgatcaaGTTATTTAAtgtctccgtgcctcagtttcctcagctgttaaaaagaataaCATCAGTATCTCCTGGTAGAGTTATACTGAATATGAGTCAAttaatgtaaaatgcttagaaaaattcCTGGCTTATTTTAAGTGCTCAATGTTAGCTATTTCTTTCTGCTCTAAGTAGTCCATTGTACCTTTAAAGCCCAACCTACACTACTTCAGGTTTACTTCCTTGCAGTACAGAGTAGAAATCATTTCAGGTTTAAATATTGGCTATACCATTTACCAACTATATAACTTTGGGTTAGTTCATCTCTCTATGctagtttcctcattttaaaaaaaaaagagggggataataatagtacctactcctcatgggtttgttgtgaggattaaataaaaataatgtatgcaaagtgcttagcacaagAGCAAGATTTCAATAAATGCCATTATTATTAgtcttttttcttaatctaaGGTATACAGGTAGACTTCAGAGGCAAGAGAGACACAAATGCCCTGAAATTGGGTGCAAAATGTTGCATGTATGtataaaagtatttttccttATAGGGAATGAGATTCATGGCTATCAGATATTCAAAGGGGTCTGTaaccaaaaataattcaaaactgCTGCCCTAAAGCCCACAGATTACTGAAAACCAGAgttcaataaatgaattaaaaaactaGAGTTGAATATACCAGGAATAATCAGTTTAAATCACACGAGTATATTAACTTCTCTAGAATGTAAGGAATGGATTTGAcccaataataaaattaaagagaagaaCAGAGGTTGACAAATTTTCAAAGAATAAGAGGTAGCAACAGGACAGAACAGAAGGGCCAAAATTAAGTAAAAGGAATATGATAGCCTCTTTGGGTCATGCTTCCCATTGTCTTCATCAAGAACATCtggcacaaagaaaaataatacagaaaataaaggtAACTCATGGATGCAATTCtagtttagaagaaaaaaaattcacacgtCAGCATTAATTGTTCTTCTCTGGGGgagaaaagaacaataaatgaTCCAAAGAGCCAAATAACACAAGCCAATTTGCCTGGTCCTCACAGCAATGACAAACTGAGAAAATCAGGAGACAGCTGGCAAGCTCCTCCTTCCTATACCACTTGAGTGGGCAAAGGCTTAGGGACATGTAGGAAACTTGATACATCCAATGTGAAATTTTTCCCATCAAGGAATTAGGGTTTAGAAGAAGGAACTCAACCACTTTCCCATTTGTCTAGgatgtaaataaatatgtatgtgatCTTTAGCCTCAAAAGTTCAGGTACTATTTCATGAATAAAAAGACCCTCTGTGAAACTAAAAtaagggaaggaggaaataagactaatatttactgagtgcctactatgtccCAGATCCTTTAGTTTAGTAATCTTATTTAACCCTTCACAATTATCTTCTGTTAGAGATTACcgtccccaatttacagatgaggaaactgaggcttagagaagttaaataacttgaacACGGTCATCCACCTAATAAGAGGTAGAGCTGGGATATGGACCCAGATTTTCCTGGttctaaagattattttttcccttctattcCAACCCAAGTTATATGAGCAGctgtgaaagaaaacattttgtaaaaatatttctatacctGGTATTCATCTGGGTCCCTGTGAGAGGATACGTAGGCTCCATGATAGTTGGTGAATGATTTACTCAATTTCACATGCTCAGGATcctaaagaagtaaaaagaatattACTAATGAGGGacaaaaacgaaaaacaaaaggaaacacgATTTAACCACATATTAAGAAAATAACAGACAAAGTTAGGTTACTTAAGTGAAGTGTCTTCAACCATAATTAATAAGATAAAGTGCCTGTGGATTCTGATCATTTTCATACTTTACAGTATTCAGTataattaatgttaatatttattcTAGGCAGCAAAACCCACCAATATATCTATTCATTAAAGAAAGTACAGATTCTGTCCCAAGATCCTTGTATGAATTTAGTGAGCTGGGTAGGGCAGTCGTAGTTTGGGCATGAGATTTTGACCAAAAGCCTCATAATATTCAGAAAACCACAAAGAAGCAAATAGGAACAATTTGGGCCAGATGTTTATTAGGTCTATAATAAAGTCAATGAATCTTCAATCTTGTGGAGATGGGAGGCAAATGCTGCATATCCACAAACTAACTTGTATCAGTGCCAAGTCAGTGGTGTTTCTTTGGCTCCACATACCTTCTCTGGGTAATCTCATCCACTCTCAACTGTTTCCACACCTATCTGTATATACCAAACTTTCGGCTTCTGCCTCTCTTTTGAGTTTCAAGCCCATATTTCTAATTGCCCACTGGATATCTAAATCTAGATATTATCTAAGCAAAATACAAACCTCAAAGTCCTTTCTTTACAGTTCATTATTTGCTATGTCTTTTTATTAAATCTTAGAGTTAATCTTTAGGCCCTGTACATTCTACTTCAATTCTAGCAAAAATGAATTGTTTAAAGCAAGATAAGGAAGGAGAGAGTTATTCATGCTGGGGCAGAAGTCATTTAGAAGAATTTTTTAGTTAAAGTCAGAAGTTGGAAATATTTACAAGAACAAAATCCTATTGAAAGTGCCCTTGTAAGGTTGATAAAAAGTCCCTCTTAGAGGCATCTGGACGTCACACAGCTTCCAGGCAATGCATGTTTTAAACTCTAAAGTCCTTCTATGCTACTTGGTTGTCATGGATAACAATACTCAGATTGATAGTCGTAACTCTAGGAAGTAATAAAGTGCCGTTTTTCTTCATTAAACAAAAGAGTCTTAAAACTCCATATTTGTCTGCTCTTCCTTTATGCATTAGGGTAAAAAGATAATGTTGACCTACTTCTCATTATAAAAAAAACACACGAGACAGTTTATTCTGACAGTAACACACAAGCAATTAAAGCTAGTGAAACATAACACATATACCTAGCAAAACATATTCTCCCTGGATAACAGAAAGCATCAAGTCATCCttacctcttccttcctccctcttccccgaTGTAAATTCTGTCTTTCCATCTCTGCTACCTGAGTTCCTGACTTCATCAGCTCTCACCAGATTTACTGAAATGTCCCCACAGTGCTGCTAGAAGGGTTATTTCTATATAAATCTGATCAAGTTATTCTGCTTGAAGAGTTGATGGCTCTTCTTTATGTACAGAATAAAGGACCTTCAAAATCTGGCCCCATCCTATTATTCCAAACTTAACCCCTATTCACTCCTCCAACAACACAATCAAAGTGAACTACTTGCAGTTCCCGAGTATCTCTGCATGCAGGCTGTCCCCTTTACTTGGAAAGCTCTGGTAAACCCCCAGCATCCTTCACAATCCAATCCGAATGTCAACTCCTCTGTGAAACCATTTCCTAGGCACCATGGTGGTGTTACTACCGCCTGTGTTCACATACACAGCATTTTCACGCTTTGTTGTTTATACATTACTTCCAGTAGACCACGAACTTCAAACGTTAACTGATTCCCTACTATGTAGCTGTCCGAGCACACAGGGCTTTAGTCAAGAAATTTTCACAGTAAAAACTTTAAACGGCACGTTATCGATTCCAAACCACGTTCACACACCTACGTACAAACGATTCCCAAGGAATTCATGGTCCGCTTAATTTGTTTCTCCTACTAGCTTCCCTTCACTTCATTAGTCCAGGCTCCTGGAGGCCTGAACCCACCACTGGGCCCTGAGTGTTGCCCACCCTCCTTCCTCCCGTCCTGCTGCCGCTCCTCAGGGGAACCGAAGCACATATCCCCACTCACCTCAACCTCCGCCGAGTCGAGGTTTGTTTGTTGGGCCGGAACAGAGGTCGGCCCCAAGGAGCGCCTCCGCCGACTCCGCCCCGCCTCTGGGACGTTGAGGTCGCGGGAACCAGGGCGGCAAACAGAAACTCGCGAAACCGAAGTCCGCGCCGCGCCTGTTGACTGGTCAGAAGCCCAACCCGTCAGGGAGCAAGGGCGGTGCCGAAGGTGTCACGCACGGTCGCCGCGACACCCTGGCGCTCCAGCCAATCAGCGCCCCGCACTGGTCCCATACCGACCAATCCCAAGCTTCCGTGGAGAAAGGAGGGCGCCACCCGCCATCCAGGATTAGATTCCGGAGGATTTAAACACTTCAATTTCGTCAACCGTTAAGTTCCGGGGTGGGGCGGACTTTGCGCACGCGCAGTGAAAAGCCCAGCCTGGCGGATGAGAGGATGGCAGAGGAAACCGGAAGTGCTCGTTGCCCTGGTCCTCGCTCGGCGACTAGAAGCGTACCAAATCCCTTGATTGGACAAAAAGAGAGGGGAAGTTAGATTTCTTCCAGTTTCTTTCCTAAGAATCGTCCTTTCCTCttaataacataaaaaaattttagttcCTTCCTGTTTGAGCAGAAAAGAACGTGACAAATTTATAAGCCATTTATACTTATCTCCACAACGAAAACTGGTATTATGTATGATGTATGATATTggtattatatatagtattggtattatatatatagcatatggTATTAGTATTAGTGTGATGATTTATAGTTATCTCCACAAGTATCGTTGGTAATTGAGCCTTCTCCATTATCGTATTTGACTGTCCCAACAGTCAACGTAGGTATTACTATCCCTATTCAACAAgggatcacacagctagttattGCAGAGTCCAGATTCGAAATGTCAAATGTCACGTTTCTCTAGACTTTTGTTAGTTTCTTGAGCAATGTGGGAGTGTCTTGAAGTCTGCGCTGCATTTGTAGGCTGTCTTGTTCTGAATATGCATCCACCCTTTTGACAGAGTGAAAACACCATCCTGAAAAATGTATCAAATGAGCCAAGAAATACATGCTCCATAGAGTGTCATTCTCTGCTTTcctggaaaaattcctagaatcTAGGGCACACATTTTAAGAGAAATGCTGGTGAGTTCTTCAGCTCTGGTGTGAGAACAGGAAGAGGCTTAGCCAGTGATGCACGTCTGACAAAGTTGGCTGACCCA belongs to Pseudorca crassidens isolate mPseCra1 chromosome 2, mPseCra1.hap1, whole genome shotgun sequence and includes:
- the STIL gene encoding SCL-interrupting locus protein isoform X4 gives rise to the protein MEPTYPLTGTQMNTRFSSSRMVPFYFPPSKCALWNPMPIGDYIYLRLNYHRNPKLVVTEKTIRLACRHAKQNKENLPCFLLGSLTVDEDEESVTLTIDRFDPGREVPECLERTPTASLPGDFVIPCTIHTQGLCSREIIVHNADDFNSAFKALQHHVCSKDSLDCGKLLSLRAHITSRESLDTVDFDLDWAAVTLANTFKCTPVKPIPIIPTALARNLSSNLNISQVQGTYKYGYLTMDETRKLLLLLETDPKIYSLPLVGIWLSGIIHIYSPQVWACCLRYMFSSSIQERVFSESGNFIIVLYSVTHKDPEFYECLPCDGRLPDLRFQLLTSKETLHLFKNLLANAGDMGSSPGPRRSHMLWSN